In the Ilumatobacteraceae bacterium genome, one interval contains:
- a CDS encoding glycine cleavage T C-terminal barrel domain-containing protein yields the protein MIRSDPELLAAVGPRVRKSPFFDATVRAGLSAVSTYNHMWLPMSYGDPASEYERLTTGVSMWDVAAQRHIEVSGPDADALVQLVTAVDITRAEPRHAIYAPMVDPTGTLLNDPVLLHWPDDTWRFSIADSDVRLWIDAIRHGRELDTGVRELDTATLAIQGPRSTDVLGGLGFDWFCDLEPSEMRRASLDIDGDTVDLVVSRSGWSNQGGAELFIDDPSQCESIWERVAAAGASYDIGPGAPNATERIENVLLSYGTDTGYQADPIELGLADHLDLDGPEFIGRSALRRIRDDGPRRRLTGAVIDGADIDVLAHPVPFVVDGTEIGQLRAATHSPRFDRNIGLALVGADAVSGATGRVDLPDGERGARLVGLPFDDSSGD from the coding sequence ATGATCCGTTCCGACCCCGAACTGCTCGCGGCCGTCGGCCCCCGGGTCCGCAAGTCGCCGTTCTTCGACGCGACGGTTCGAGCCGGGCTCAGCGCGGTCTCCACCTACAACCACATGTGGCTGCCGATGAGCTACGGCGACCCGGCCTCCGAGTACGAGCGCCTGACGACCGGCGTGTCGATGTGGGACGTCGCGGCACAGCGGCACATCGAGGTCTCTGGCCCCGACGCCGACGCGCTCGTCCAACTGGTCACCGCCGTCGACATCACCCGGGCCGAGCCGCGCCACGCCATCTACGCGCCGATGGTCGACCCCACCGGCACCCTCCTGAACGACCCGGTGCTCCTCCATTGGCCCGACGACACGTGGCGCTTCTCGATCGCCGACTCGGATGTCCGACTCTGGATCGACGCGATCCGACACGGCCGTGAACTCGACACCGGCGTGCGTGAACTCGACACGGCCACGTTGGCGATCCAGGGGCCGCGGTCGACCGACGTGCTGGGCGGCCTCGGGTTCGATTGGTTCTGCGACCTCGAACCGTCCGAGATGCGCCGGGCGTCGCTCGACATCGACGGCGACACGGTCGACCTCGTCGTGTCGCGGTCGGGGTGGAGCAACCAGGGGGGCGCGGAGCTCTTCATCGACGACCCGTCGCAGTGCGAATCGATCTGGGAGCGGGTCGCCGCTGCCGGAGCGTCGTACGACATCGGACCTGGGGCGCCCAACGCGACCGAACGCATCGAGAACGTCCTGCTGTCGTACGGCACCGACACCGGATACCAGGCCGACCCGATCGAACTCGGGCTCGCCGATCACCTCGACCTCGACGGTCCGGAGTTCATCGGCCGGTCCGCGCTGCGACGCATCCGCGACGACGGACCACGGCGACGGCTGACGGGTGCGGTCATCGACGGCGCCGACATCGACGTGCTGGCCCACCCGGTGCCGTTCGTGGTCGACGGCACCGAGATCGGACAACTGCGCGCGGCGACCCACTCGCCGCGATTCGACCGCAACATCGGGCTCGCGCTCGTCGGGGCCGATGCGGTGTCGGGTGCCACCGGCCGCGTCGACCTCCCCGACGGCGAACGCGGTGCCCGACTCGTCGGGTTGCCGTTCGACGATTCGTCGGGTGACTGA
- a CDS encoding SDR family oxidoreductase: protein MDSEQLPSFSLAGRIALVTGANRGIGRGLVDALAAAGATVAVTARTRRDADEVVSDVLERGGAATAHELDVSDVGSIEAAVDEVTEQHGRIDVLVANAGLGANHPALHVTEEDWDEMMAVNAKGLFFTAQAVGRGMVARGSGRIVAMSSQASLVGIRDHAVYCASKGAVNQIVRVLALEWASSGVTVNAVAPTFIHTPGTAERLDDPAYLAGVVDRIPMGNVGAIADVAGAVVYLASDAAAMVTGTVLPVDGGWTAQ from the coding sequence GTGGACAGCGAACAACTTCCCTCCTTCTCGCTCGCCGGACGGATCGCCCTCGTCACGGGAGCCAACCGCGGCATCGGGCGTGGTCTCGTCGACGCACTCGCCGCAGCGGGGGCGACGGTTGCCGTGACGGCACGCACACGACGCGATGCCGACGAGGTCGTGTCCGACGTGCTGGAGCGCGGCGGTGCAGCGACCGCCCACGAACTCGATGTGTCGGACGTCGGATCGATCGAGGCCGCCGTCGACGAGGTCACCGAGCAGCACGGTCGGATCGACGTGCTCGTCGCCAACGCAGGTCTCGGCGCCAACCATCCCGCCCTCCACGTCACCGAGGAGGACTGGGACGAGATGATGGCCGTCAACGCCAAGGGCCTGTTCTTCACCGCCCAGGCCGTCGGACGTGGGATGGTCGCCAGGGGATCGGGTCGGATCGTGGCGATGAGTTCGCAGGCGTCGCTCGTCGGTATCCGTGATCACGCGGTGTACTGCGCATCGAAGGGAGCGGTCAACCAGATCGTCCGTGTGCTCGCACTGGAATGGGCATCGAGCGGGGTCACCGTCAATGCCGTGGCACCGACGTTCATCCACACGCCCGGCACCGCTGAACGACTCGACGACCCGGCGTATCTCGCCGGCGTGGTCGATCGAATCCCGATGGGGAATGTGGGAGCGATCGCCGACGTGGCCGGCGCGGTCGTCTACCTCGCGTCGGATGCCGCAGCGATGGTCACCGGCACGGTGCTGCCCGTCGACGGCGGCTGGACCGCCCAGTAA
- a CDS encoding sensor domain-containing diguanylate cyclase: protein MQIAEPPDNETERLRALAELDILDTLPEQAYDDITLLASQICETPIALMTLVDEGRQWFKSKVGTDLEGSPRDISFCSHAILQPDELFLVPDTAADERFVDNPLATDAGVRFYAGVPLTTARGHALGTLCVIHDEPHQLTADQQQALWALSRQVIAQLELRRSVAALEAAADQRDRYQVQLEEAQRRLEQQMLIVAEQSVTDALTGLPNRRALLERLDDEVERAQRHGTKFSVAMIDVDRYKQFNDTFGHAAGDVALETIGKILCAETRASDFVGRWGGEEFVAILTGTDAEGAGRLGERYRNAVEAWAWDLAPLTVSVGVASSAHGPVDIDRLMAAADSAMYRAKSQGRNLVVVA from the coding sequence ATGCAGATCGCCGAACCACCCGACAACGAGACCGAACGTCTCCGAGCGCTCGCGGAACTCGACATCCTCGACACGCTTCCCGAGCAGGCGTACGACGACATCACCCTCCTCGCCTCGCAGATCTGCGAGACCCCGATCGCGTTGATGACGCTCGTCGACGAGGGCCGGCAGTGGTTCAAGTCGAAGGTCGGCACCGATCTCGAGGGCAGTCCTCGTGACATCTCGTTCTGCTCCCATGCGATCCTGCAACCCGATGAGCTGTTCCTGGTCCCCGACACGGCAGCGGACGAACGATTCGTCGACAACCCGCTGGCGACCGACGCCGGTGTGCGTTTCTACGCGGGAGTCCCGCTGACGACGGCTCGTGGACACGCGCTCGGCACGCTGTGTGTCATCCACGACGAGCCCCATCAGCTCACCGCCGATCAGCAGCAGGCGCTGTGGGCACTGTCGCGGCAGGTCATCGCACAGCTCGAGCTGCGGCGCAGCGTCGCGGCGCTCGAAGCGGCAGCGGACCAGCGCGACCGCTACCAGGTGCAGCTCGAAGAGGCCCAGCGACGGCTCGAGCAGCAGATGCTGATCGTCGCCGAGCAGAGCGTCACCGATGCGCTGACGGGTCTGCCGAACCGTCGGGCGCTGCTCGAACGCCTCGACGACGAAGTCGAGCGGGCTCAGCGACACGGCACCAAGTTCTCGGTCGCCATGATCGACGTCGACCGGTACAAGCAATTCAACGACACGTTCGGGCACGCCGCCGGCGACGTCGCCCTCGAGACGATCGGCAAGATCCTCTGCGCCGAGACCCGAGCGAGCGACTTCGTCGGACGGTGGGGTGGCGAAGAGTTCGTCGCGATCCTCACCGGGACCGACGCCGAAGGGGCGGGACGGCTCGGAGAGCGATATCGCAATGCGGTCGAGGCGTGGGCGTGGGACCTGGCGCCGTTGACGGTCAGCGTCGGCGTCGCCAGCAGCGCACACGGCCCGGTCGACATCGACCGGTTGATGGCCGCCGCGGACTCGGCGATGTACCGCGCCAAGTCACAGGGACGCAACCTCGTCGTCGTCGCCTGA
- a CDS encoding ABC transporter permease subunit: protein MKRLRLWTRSPSRRASCRSSGVTHRAVLRQQFTISIATAILTEASLGYLGLGVPPPAPTWGSMLATGKAYVETSVWPSVVPGVCIMLTVLGFNLLGDSLRDALDPRTRNRR from the coding sequence ATGAAGCGTCTGAGGCTATGGACCAGATCGCCTTCGAGGCGGGCGTCGTGCCGGTCGAGCGGCGTCACACATCGGGCTGTCCTGCGGCAGCAGTTCACGATCAGCATCGCGACCGCCATCCTGACCGAGGCCTCGCTCGGCTACCTCGGCCTCGGCGTGCCGCCGCCCGCGCCGACCTGGGGGTCGATGCTGGCGACCGGCAAGGCGTACGTCGAGACCTCGGTCTGGCCGTCGGTCGTCCCGGGCGTGTGCATCATGCTCACGGTGCTCGGGTTCAACCTGCTCGGCGACTCACTGCGCGACGCGCTCGATCCTCGCACCCGCAACCGGCGCTGA
- a CDS encoding amidase, giving the protein MHELDHLDVARLSELLHGGDLSPVELTSHALDRIEELDGHLGAFITVTRDRAMTEAAKAERELASGESRGRLHGIPYAAKDLFDVADEATGAGTRLLADNVAAADATVVRRMRNAGMVLVGKTHTVQLAFGGAGVNHDTGTPRNPWRGDVHHVPGGSSSGSAVAVAAGMVPVALGTDTSGSVRIPASLCGITGLKTTVGRVSRAGVYPLSPTLDSVGPLTRTAADAAAVYQVIQGADVGDPATFGQDRHDVSGALGAGVAGLRLAIIETMFFDGADPAVVAAVRAAGDVLADLGADVSSIEAPEIDEVMGGSTAPTRARTVAAEGYAINRRLLENSFDQLDPVVAERMRPGRELLAIDFLDAFDAWRRLRASFAERTSGIDAYLGPTTMLPARPLAEVDASPEAYARMNGGYLRNTSIGNRLEWAGLSVPCGFTDDGLPIGLAIHAPAMHEEVVLQIGDAYQAATDWHTRRPN; this is encoded by the coding sequence ATGCACGAACTTGACCATCTCGACGTCGCCCGGCTCTCGGAGCTGCTGCACGGCGGCGATCTGTCGCCGGTCGAACTGACCAGCCACGCCCTCGACCGGATCGAGGAACTCGACGGTCACCTGGGCGCCTTCATCACCGTCACGCGCGATCGGGCGATGACCGAGGCGGCGAAGGCCGAACGTGAACTCGCCAGCGGTGAGTCGCGGGGTCGGCTGCACGGCATCCCGTACGCGGCGAAGGACTTGTTCGACGTGGCCGACGAGGCCACCGGTGCCGGCACACGGCTGCTCGCCGACAACGTCGCCGCCGCCGATGCCACCGTCGTGCGTCGGATGCGCAACGCCGGGATGGTGCTCGTCGGCAAGACGCACACGGTGCAGCTCGCGTTCGGGGGTGCCGGCGTCAACCACGACACCGGCACACCACGCAACCCGTGGCGCGGCGACGTGCATCACGTGCCGGGTGGGTCATCGAGCGGTTCGGCCGTCGCGGTGGCGGCCGGGATGGTGCCGGTCGCGCTCGGCACCGACACGAGCGGTTCGGTGCGGATCCCCGCGTCGCTGTGTGGCATCACCGGCCTGAAGACCACCGTCGGCCGGGTCAGCCGGGCGGGGGTGTATCCGCTGAGCCCCACACTCGACTCCGTCGGCCCGCTCACGCGGACGGCGGCCGACGCGGCCGCGGTGTACCAGGTCATCCAAGGTGCCGATGTCGGTGATCCGGCCACGTTCGGGCAGGACCGGCACGACGTGTCGGGTGCGCTCGGAGCGGGGGTGGCGGGTCTGCGGCTCGCGATCATCGAGACGATGTTCTTCGACGGTGCCGATCCGGCGGTGGTCGCCGCGGTGCGCGCCGCCGGCGACGTGCTGGCCGATCTCGGTGCCGACGTCTCGTCGATCGAGGCACCGGAGATCGACGAGGTGATGGGCGGCAGCACCGCACCGACCCGCGCGCGCACCGTCGCCGCCGAGGGGTACGCCATCAACCGTCGGCTGCTCGAGAACTCGTTCGACCAACTCGATCCGGTCGTTGCCGAACGTATGCGGCCGGGGCGCGAGTTGCTCGCGATCGACTTCCTCGACGCGTTCGACGCATGGCGCCGGTTGCGCGCCTCGTTCGCCGAACGCACGTCGGGCATCGACGCGTACCTGGGACCGACCACGATGCTGCCGGCGCGTCCGCTCGCCGAGGTCGACGCGTCACCCGAGGCGTACGCCCGGATGAACGGCGGCTACCTGCGCAACACGTCGATTGGGAACCGACTCGAGTGGGCCGGGCTGTCGGTGCCGTGCGGCTTCACCGACGACGGGCTGCCGATCGGCCTGGCGATCCACGCGCCGGCGATGCACGAAGAGGTCGTCCTGCAGATCGGCGACGCCTACCAGGCCGCCACCGACTGGCACACCCGCCGCCCGAACTGA
- a CDS encoding helix-turn-helix transcriptional regulator — protein sequence MGSALTAERVRRDVEVVSTAGLDLPTFLAEIDASVQRVLRPVATCVATIDPTTSLLTSTYKFGDLYGKDDHDLEWGLIEYGGDESTSFLDVAATDQRAIGMHIVTGGELDRSLRLRDCIQPFYGYGDELRVMACVDGRMWGALAFFRGPEDEPFDEADVEFASTLSTVLANGFRAGLLSGVASQPIDRVANGPAVIIVDAHDRMSQVSVGAEERLRQVMVNHHSANPIGTIAALVACARRYAKGEVPVVPRGRLRLHDGSWVVLQASPMAARDGVTGDVVITIEDARPPEIIPLVVEAFGLTARERDVTQLVLQGAETKDIALALHLSAYTVQDHLKSIFTKAGVRSRRELMGRIFFDQYQPRFGQEVAPNGWFRPA from the coding sequence ATGGGCAGCGCTCTCACAGCCGAACGCGTGCGGCGCGACGTCGAGGTCGTCTCGACCGCCGGGCTCGACCTGCCGACGTTCCTCGCGGAGATCGATGCATCCGTCCAGCGCGTCCTGCGTCCGGTCGCGACCTGCGTCGCCACCATCGACCCGACGACGTCGTTGCTGACCAGCACCTACAAGTTCGGTGACCTGTACGGCAAGGACGACCACGACCTCGAGTGGGGTCTGATCGAGTACGGCGGTGACGAATCCACGTCGTTCCTCGACGTGGCGGCCACCGACCAGCGGGCGATCGGCATGCACATCGTCACCGGAGGCGAGCTCGATCGATCGCTCCGACTCCGCGACTGCATCCAACCGTTCTACGGGTACGGCGACGAACTGCGTGTGATGGCGTGCGTCGATGGGCGGATGTGGGGGGCATTGGCTTTCTTCCGCGGGCCCGAGGACGAGCCGTTCGACGAGGCCGACGTCGAGTTCGCGTCGACCCTGTCGACCGTGCTCGCGAACGGATTCCGAGCAGGCCTGCTGAGCGGCGTCGCTTCGCAACCGATCGACCGGGTCGCCAACGGTCCCGCCGTGATCATCGTCGACGCGCACGACCGGATGAGCCAGGTCAGCGTCGGGGCCGAGGAGCGGCTCCGCCAGGTGATGGTGAACCACCACAGCGCCAATCCGATCGGCACCATCGCAGCGCTCGTCGCCTGTGCGCGCCGTTACGCCAAGGGCGAGGTGCCGGTGGTACCACGTGGCCGGCTGCGGCTCCACGACGGCAGCTGGGTCGTGCTCCAGGCGTCGCCGATGGCCGCCCGCGACGGCGTCACCGGCGACGTGGTGATCACGATCGAGGACGCGCGGCCCCCCGAGATCATCCCGTTGGTCGTCGAGGCGTTCGGTCTGACGGCACGCGAACGAGACGTGACGCAACTCGTCCTGCAGGGTGCCGAGACCAAGGACATCGCGCTGGCCCTCCACCTCTCGGCGTACACGGTCCAGGACCACCTGAAGTCGATCTTCACCAAGGCCGGGGTCCGCAGCCGACGCGAGCTGATGGGGAGGATCTTCTTCGATCAGTACCAGCCACGGTTCGGCCAGGAGGTCGCGCCCAACGGTTGGTTCCGGCCGGCCTGA